A window from Mesorhizobium sp. WSM2240 encodes these proteins:
- a CDS encoding efflux RND transporter periplasmic adaptor subunit, which yields MKTSSWIAIGLFAATAAWLASGYIIDRGDEDEEERAATAQPTLVEVRSSQARTVPQYIFAQGGAQPFRTADVVAQAAGTIDAVLVQEGDQVRADTVVARIRLDARSSRRESAQAQVETLEADLEGMRQLAREGFAAESRVRELEAQLESARAELAGVREEVEDTEVKAPIPGIVSDVFLNAGQFAPAGGQIIRIVDNSPLRVTLHVSQRDVGKVDHGSVALVSFATGGLAKGRVCFIAPAADPETRTFRVEVRVPNENRRIPSRVSAELRMTTGEVRAHFISPAILALNEAGELGVKSVDESRKAAFHPVEILQAETDGVWIGGLPDRLRLISTGQGFVRQGESVRVANEEDARRTAASEAQGPQGAPLPTSTVRSDPFDAAEELADPPPAEELCERSGADAVSAGVAPSAGQAVGGAGGQAGAQPGVTDDAGGVPPVQSVSPPSTGVTPPTIPSPPVAQPQAPAPAAPQGGAAAPVGPDAFGGEASGGAAQGGAPQ from the coding sequence TTGAAAACCTCCTCATGGATAGCCATCGGCCTCTTCGCCGCGACTGCGGCGTGGCTCGCCAGCGGGTACATCATCGACCGCGGGGACGAGGACGAGGAGGAAAGGGCGGCAACGGCGCAGCCGACGCTGGTCGAAGTGCGATCGTCACAGGCAAGAACGGTTCCGCAGTACATCTTCGCGCAAGGCGGCGCGCAGCCGTTCCGCACGGCCGACGTCGTCGCGCAGGCGGCCGGCACCATCGATGCGGTCCTCGTCCAGGAAGGCGATCAGGTGCGCGCTGACACCGTCGTCGCACGCATCCGGCTCGACGCCAGATCAAGCCGCCGCGAGAGCGCGCAGGCGCAGGTCGAGACGCTCGAGGCGGACCTGGAAGGCATGCGCCAGCTTGCAAGGGAAGGCTTCGCGGCGGAGAGCCGGGTCCGCGAACTCGAAGCCCAGTTGGAGAGCGCCCGCGCCGAACTCGCCGGCGTTCGGGAGGAAGTCGAGGATACCGAGGTCAAGGCCCCGATACCCGGCATAGTGAGTGACGTTTTCCTGAACGCCGGCCAGTTCGCCCCGGCGGGCGGGCAGATCATCAGGATCGTAGACAACTCGCCGCTGCGCGTCACGCTGCACGTTTCTCAGCGTGACGTCGGGAAGGTCGACCACGGCAGCGTGGCGCTGGTGAGTTTCGCTACCGGCGGATTGGCCAAGGGCAGGGTCTGCTTCATCGCTCCGGCGGCGGATCCGGAGACCCGAACGTTTCGGGTGGAGGTCCGCGTACCCAACGAGAACCGGCGCATTCCCTCCCGGGTCAGCGCGGAACTGCGGATGACGACCGGCGAGGTGAGGGCCCATTTCATTTCGCCAGCGATTCTTGCTCTCAACGAAGCGGGGGAACTCGGCGTCAAATCCGTGGACGAGAGCCGGAAGGCCGCCTTCCACCCCGTCGAGATATTGCAAGCCGAGACCGACGGAGTCTGGATAGGCGGGCTGCCGGACCGGCTACGACTGATTTCCACGGGCCAGGGATTCGTCCGGCAGGGAGAAAGCGTTCGCGTAGCGAACGAGGAAGACGCCAGGCGGACAGCCGCCAGCGAAGCCCAGGGTCCGCAAGGCGCTCCGCTGCCGACCTCCACGGTACGTTCCGATCCGTTTGACGCGGCGGAAGAGCTTGCCGACCCCCCGCCGGCGGAAGAGCTCTGCGAAAGGAGCGGCGCCGACGCCGTCTCGGCCGGAGTTGCACCCTCTGCCGGACAGGCGGTAGGCGGCGCAGGCGGCCAAGCAGGCGCGCAGCCGGGCGTGACCGACGACGCGGGCGGTGTCCCGCCGGTTCAATCCGTATCGCCGCCTTCCACCGGTGTGACGCCGCCCACCATACCGTCTCCCCCGGTCGCCCAGCCACAAGCCCCCGCACCGGCTGCGCCGCAGGGCGGGGCAGCCGCGCCGGTGGGTCCTGATGCGTTCGGTGGCGAAGCCTCGGGCGGCGCGGCGCAGGGCGGCGCACCGCAATGA